In Flavobacteriales bacterium, one genomic interval encodes:
- a CDS encoding endonuclease domain-containing protein produces the protein MKKEIRPTPALPDWEGADPNPALPPVGSEGAMPSARGVGGAVHGLHTANVRIYELLKERARTMRTNPTKAEKVLWRALRGNRTGTYFRRQHVLGNFIVDFVSLDRRLVIEVDGDIHDHQQDYDALRTQWLNQTSFHVLRFRNEEVLLHLNSVLERIETIIQQRPSIVAL, from the coding sequence ATGAAGAAGGAAATACGCCCCACCCCGGCCCTCCCCGATTGGGAGGGGGCAGACCCCAACCCGGCCCTTCCGCCAGTCGGCAGCGAGGGGGCAATGCCAAGCGCGCGTGGTGTGGGTGGTGCCGTGCATGGGTTGCATACGGCCAATGTGCGCATCTATGAACTATTGAAGGAGCGTGCTCGCACGATGCGCACGAACCCCACCAAGGCTGAAAAGGTGCTGTGGCGTGCGTTACGAGGTAACAGGACCGGCACCTATTTCCGGCGGCAGCATGTGTTGGGCAATTTCATTGTTGATTTCGTTTCCTTGGATCGCAGGTTGGTGATCGAAGTGGATGGCGACATCCATGATCACCAACAAGACTATGATGCCTTGCGCACGCAGTGGCTCAACCAAACAAGTTTTCACGTACTGCGCTTCCGCAACGAAGAGGTGTTATTGCATTTGAACAGCGTACTTGAACGCATCGAAACCATCATTCAGCAGCGCCCGTCGATCGTAGCACTCTGA